The genomic window TGTAGTAGCCCAGAGGTCGCTCACATCCCCCGAGCCCGTAATGGAAACCTCGGATTTTGCCACTGTGAGGAGGAGGTATCAAAATAGCGGGGATTTGTGGAGTTTAACGATCGAGAGTCGGCATTCGAAGGATGTTGCTATTGTTTCTCGTTGAACTCGGTGCCGACTTTTATAACTTCTTCTAATTAACAAAAATGATGCAAAGACTTTAGAGATAAAGGATCTGATAATAAATTCTgactatttcaaaaaaaaagaagaagagaaaagtaaTCAAATTGTATCAATTGTTTAGAGTGCATTCACGTATCataaaatacaagaaaaaaaaagatggccCCAGTTAAGCGGGGGATGATGATAACTCTTCACTTGGTTTCTCTTCTTGAAACTCTAGCTTGAACCGATTGTCATTTGTCGGTTCACTCCGGAATGGCCGCTCACCGAGTATACGGAGGAGGTCCTCTTGATGGATTACTTCCTTCTCGAGCAATAGTTCCGCGACTTGGGCGATATGATCCTTGTGCTCCTCAACAAGTTGAATTGTTCTCTCGTATGCACGACCGACAAATATTCTGACCTCACTGTCTATTAGGGCCGCGGTTTTGTTGCTATAGGGTTTGGTCGGCTCATAATCTTCTCTCTGCGGGAAAGAAAGGAGTCCGACTTTGTTGCTGAAGCCGTAGACGGCGACCTGGGAATAAGCCATCTTGGTCACTTTCTCTAAGTCGTCCTGGGCACCGGTCGATATCTTCCCTAGTAAAATCTGAAGATAAATGCAGTATAATATCATTGCTCTAAATCCAATGTGCCACAAAATAATACAATTCGttgcgaaaaaaaataaaataaaatgatacaCAGTTGTCTGagggaaagaagaaaattaGCACCACATATGTGGATAGACAAAATAGATACAGGAACTCTGGTGTAATAGCAGAGACTGAGTGTCCTGCAGCAAGCCAATAAGCGGGGGAAAAGATAACATAGACTTGCTCAGTGAGAGGTCATTCTTCTATAAGTTTACAGCGGCGGAGGATAAAATGTTGACAAAGAATTGGCCGAGTGTAAAGGAAGCAAATGAAAGTATGGCCGCAAGAAGTTTTCACTGACGGCATCAAAAGTTTTTGCGTTATGTTCTCTCACTGTCAAGGCAGGTGTTTTTTTAATCTATGCAGAAAGGTAAAATTAGATGCCAAAAGGTCTGTAAAATCATGCAAACAGTTGAAATTTCCACATGTAACTCATGATATCATGCAAAaggtttttgagtttttattatttgtttagttAGAAACTACAAGAAGTAGGCGTACCTCTTCAGCCGCACGGCCACCTAAAGTCATACAAGTCCTGTCGAAGAGTTGCTCTTCAGTAAGCAGAAGATTCTCGTTGGGAACATACTGAGCAAAGCCCAGAGCTGCCGTTCCACGAGGAATAATTGTAACTTTGAGAAGGGGGTCTGCATGCTCCAAAAACCATCCCACGACGGCATGGCCTGATTCATGGTAGGCAACAGTGCGTCGCTCTAACTTGCTAATAACCTGAAAGAGGAAAACAAAAGACATAAATAGCAACAGAGGTGAACTAAAAGGTACACAGTTGAAGGGGCTGTTACATATATATCCTTGCTAAaacatatatttacatataaacTCCTATACGACTTGAATTTTCATACATACCATGCAAAAGGACGGATTCttaccccccaaaaaaaaaaaaaattgccccaTAAAATTGGGATCATCCACTTCATGCAAGGAAGTAACTTCTTTATTAGAAAGGCATTTTAACAGAGAGACGTTTCTGTAAGTTAAAGGGTACAAATATAAAAGATTCATTCAGTTTGTGTTCGTGGATCGACAAGTGCGCTTGCCTGCATGTTTGTGCATTAGTTTGTGTCCGTGAAGAAAAGTTCGCAGGGCAATGTACATAAGTAGCTATATAAAACAACAAGAAGGGTAAGTATTGTTTTAGTCAATCGATTTGGCGTCAATGAAGTTCCGACCAACTTCAGGATCAAATGAATAATAAGACTATAGTTTGTCAACCATCATCTCTATAAGCAAATACAACGGGCATATATGAATAATGTTGGAGTGTGAGGGTATATGTCGGTCGTTATGCATCAGAGTTATGACAGAGGATATAGCTAATGGTGCTGAAATCAAAGTTACcttatttttcttctccaaGCCACCAATAACCCTATCAATAGCAGCCTCGAAATGCCGCATTGTGACCGAAGTTTCATCACTTCTTGCGGCAATCAAAGCTGCTTCGTTGCACATATTGGCAATATCAGCTCCAGCAAATCCTGGCGTAAGGACGGCTAATCTTTGAGAATAAAAGGAGGGGTCAAGATCCAGCTTAATCTTCTTCAGATAAATGCCGAATATCTGTTCACGGCCTTTTACATCCGGCTTATCAACCACTATCATACGATTGAATCGACCAGGCCTTAACAAAGCCTTATCCAAGATATCGGGTCTATTTGTGCCGGCAAGAACAACGACCCCTGTAGTTGTACAAAACCCATCCATCTCTACAAGGAGCTGATTTAGAGTGCTTTCACGTTCATCATTCACCCAAGCAGAATTTCCATGATTCCTCGCACGACCAATCGCATCAATTTCATCAATGAAAATAATACTGGGTGCGCATTTTCTagcttttttaaataatttcctTACTCGGGAAGCGCCGACACCCACATACACTTGCACAAAGTCTGACCCGGATATGGATAAAAAGGGTACCCCAGACTCTGCCGCAGTGGCTTTCGCAAGGAGCGTCTTTCCCGTGCCAGGGGGTCCCGAGAGAAGAGCACCTTTCGGAATTTTGGCCCCCAACTCATCGTATTTCCGTGGATTCTTAAGGAAATGTACAAATTCCATGATTTCTTGTTTTGCTTCATCGCACCCAGCTATGTCGTTAAAATATACCTGCATGACATAAAAAATGTTAACTAAAGGCACAACACAAAATTTTCTCATgtgagaaaaagaataaaaacagCGGTTAAACGTAGATATACTCCCTCCAATATCCGGAATAGCGACTTCAAATTTTTACTTGAAAGCTTTAGTCCAAGAACTTTCTCAACCTATGCAGTCGCATTCCAGGccgctaaaaataaaatttaccttTTTAACAGTGTTGCAGTTACATTGTACCAAATAGTCATTTTACAGGAGCAAAGTGATCATTCTATAGGAAcagctattttttatttttatttttttttcgtctgTCCAGAATGGTATTGCAACATGTGAGAAAGTTCAGGGTAAAATGATTAAGCTGAGAAACCAACTCACATAACAGGAAAAGAACAGGGGCTATCCATAAAAATTTCCCTAAAAACAACAAAGAAATAAGACATTAAGAGACGAAAAAGGCAACCTTATTTTTGAAGTTCTTATCCATCTTTGTCACATCGGCCATTATTATATTGTTAAATGTACTGAAAATTCCCCATTCAGTCACATCAATATCCAGCAGTTGCATTCGGTTTAATATAAGGTCGAATATAAGAAGTCCAACGATAGCAGCTCGGACAAAGCTGTTCAGTAGTTGATACGAAGTTTTCTCAGATGGATAAATAACAGGGACATAATCATGCGGATCAATTCGCAAAGCTTCTTGGGCTCTCTCCAACCTTTCCTCGAAAGATTCGGGATTTCTGATGTTAAAATGGAACTTCAATTTACTAGGTGCTGGTCTAGTAGGAACAGTTCTCGAGTCACTTGTAGTATCATTATTTTGGGTTTGACTCGCCGCCTGTGGTGAACTCTTGATATAAACTTTTGCAACTGATTTATCGGAAACAACGATGCGATCAACTAAACCAGGTTCCAACAGCTTATTCTTGAACTCTTGAAAACTAATCTGGAAAAGGCAGCAAAAGCAAATTGAAATATGCAAATAACTATGTGAAACAGTTTCATTACATTGATGAAACATAAAGCGCAAAATAGAGCAACAATAATAGTTCCAGTATTGCATTAAAAAACTTTACCAGCACATCAAATATCAACAGATCATTAAAAAAGACATATAGTAAAAT from Ananas comosus cultivar F153 linkage group 23, ASM154086v1, whole genome shotgun sequence includes these protein-coding regions:
- the LOC109728424 gene encoding ATP-dependent zinc metalloprotease FTSH 8, mitochondrial-like isoform X1, which translates into the protein MREDSSTDDQASFRGNAMRLLHKVLFVLTLIRLCGLLFDLFSATQEISFQEFKNKLLEPGLVDRIVVSDKSVAKVYIKSSPQAASQTQNNDTTSDSRTVPTRPAPSKLKFHFNIRNPESFEERLERAQEALRIDPHDYVPVIYPSEKTSYQLLNSFVRAAIVGLLIFDLILNRMQLLDIDVTEWGIFSTFNNIIMADVTKMDKNFKNKVYFNDIAGCDEAKQEIMEFVHFLKNPRKYDELGAKIPKGALLSGPPGTGKTLLAKATAAESGVPFLSISGSDFVQVYVGVGASRVRKLFKKARKCAPSIIFIDEIDAIGRARNHGNSAWVNDERESTLNQLLVEMDGFCTTTGVVVLAGTNRPDILDKALLRPGRFNRMIVVDKPDVKGREQIFGIYLKKIKLDLDPSFYSQRLAVLTPGFAGADIANMCNEAALIAARSDETSVTMRHFEAAIDRVIGGLEKKNKVISKLERRTVAYHESGHAVVGWFLEHADPLLKVTIIPRGTAALGFAQYVPNENLLLTEEQLFDRTCMTLGGRAAEEILLGKISTGAQDDLEKVTKMAYSQVAVYGFSNKVGLLSFPQREDYEPTKPYSNKTAALIDSEVRIFVGRAYERTIQLVEEHKDHIAQVAELLLEKEVIHQEDLLRILGERPFRSEPTNDNRFKLEFQEEKPSEELSSSPA
- the LOC109728424 gene encoding ATP-dependent zinc metalloprotease FTSH 8, mitochondrial-like isoform X2: MRLLHKVLFVLTLIRLCGLLFDLFSATQEISFQEFKNKLLEPGLVDRIVVSDKSVAKVYIKSSPQAASQTQNNDTTSDSRTVPTRPAPSKLKFHFNIRNPESFEERLERAQEALRIDPHDYVPVIYPSEKTSYQLLNSFVRAAIVGLLIFDLILNRMQLLDIDVTEWGIFSTFNNIIMADVTKMDKNFKNKVYFNDIAGCDEAKQEIMEFVHFLKNPRKYDELGAKIPKGALLSGPPGTGKTLLAKATAAESGVPFLSISGSDFVQVYVGVGASRVRKLFKKARKCAPSIIFIDEIDAIGRARNHGNSAWVNDERESTLNQLLVEMDGFCTTTGVVVLAGTNRPDILDKALLRPGRFNRMIVVDKPDVKGREQIFGIYLKKIKLDLDPSFYSQRLAVLTPGFAGADIANMCNEAALIAARSDETSVTMRHFEAAIDRVIGGLEKKNKVISKLERRTVAYHESGHAVVGWFLEHADPLLKVTIIPRGTAALGFAQYVPNENLLLTEEQLFDRTCMTLGGRAAEEILLGKISTGAQDDLEKVTKMAYSQVAVYGFSNKVGLLSFPQREDYEPTKPYSNKTAALIDSEVRIFVGRAYERTIQLVEEHKDHIAQVAELLLEKEVIHQEDLLRILGERPFRSEPTNDNRFKLEFQEEKPSEELSSSPA